The genomic segment GCGCACCTCAAAGGGAATCTCGTAGTAGGTCGGGATGGGATCCACCACCCGCCCGTTGGTCGCCAGCACCTGCAGGGTGTGGGGGCCGTCCGCCAGGGCGCTCACATCCACCGTCGCCTCGAAGCGGCTGTTGGCGTCGCAGCCCACCGCCGGGCGCTCGTTGCAGGTGTAGGGATCGTAGAGCCCGGTGCGCAGCTCCTCGACCGCTGCCACCTGGCCGTCGACCCAGAACGACACGTTGGAGACCCCATATTCATCATCCCGCGCCACCCCCGTCACCAACATGCTCCCCGAAGCTCCGTCCGGGTAGCGACTGCGCACGAAGACGATGGGCCCATCTCCCGGCAGCTCCGACCACGAATCCCCTTCGCCGGATCCTTCCTCGGGCGGATCTCCGGTCAGGCTGTAGACATAACAATCGATCGTGGAGATGGTGAAGCTGAAGATATCTCCGCTGTGAATGAAGGTGCCGTAGTCGTAGTGATATTCGACGGTGCCGGTGAGCACCACGGTGGTTTGCCGGAAGTAGCAATACCCGGTGGGAGGATTCGCATACCCACCCCCGCACAGCTGCGGCGACATGGCGCAGCGATCCTCCAGCGGAGGGATCAGACAAAAGAAGCAACACGGGCAGTCTCCACCCGCTTGAAGCTCGCCCTCCTCCAGATTGCTGCAATTCTGCTCGCAGTTGGCTTTTTCGATTTCTTCGCAGTGCTCGGGGGCGATGACGTAGTTGGTGCCTTCTCTGATCGATTCGAACATGATCGACCGGGGTGCGGTGGGACCGGAAAGCTGACAGGCGTCGTGGCACAGGCCGAAGGCATGGCCAAGCTCGTGAGCCGCAATGTCGACATGATTGGTCTCATTGCAGTCCCATGCGATGTCAGGACTAAAAAACACATCGTTCCTGCCTGGAACCCAACGGGCTTTTCCTCCAGCATCCGGTGTGTAAGACACCTGAATACCAGAAGGATCGTTACTCGGACGGTTGCCACGCTTGACCTTTACCCCGGGAACTCGAGGGTTGACCCCAAGATTACCGGGCGGTGGGCAGCCTTCCGGGGCCTGCCAGAAATCGTTGGCTTTCTCGACCATGCAACCAAGTTGGTCGTAGATCGCGTCGAACTCGCCCCCTTCAGGAACGTAGACGGTCGTTTCGTACCGGCCTCTCTGATACTTTGGTCCCGTGTGCTCAAGGCCGCAGGAGCCCGCCGTGGGCAACTCCTCGCAAGTAGCCCCACCCGTACCTTTTTCGATCAGCCGATCCATCTGGCAGCTCTCACCGAACGCAGGCTCTGACACCATCAGAAGCAAGAATCCGAAACCGAGCCAACTCACCAGAATGAAGACAATAGTCCAAGAGCTCTGTCCCACTCGGACATAAGAAGAAAGCATTTCCAGCCGAGAAGCAGACCTACCCGGCCACCTCATACCCCACCAACACCGTTCGCCGCCTCGATCGCTAGCTCTCGCAAAACCTCGATCCGCGTTTCCGAACCTTGATCCAGCCAAGAGTACTGCTGAAGCCCTATTTTGCCACCGAAAACAGGAAAATAATTAGCCACCCGAAAAAAGAGCGTTGGCCTATCTGGTCGGTAGCCCAGAAGGAGGAAGAGCTCGCCTTGCTCCGGCTGATCGAATCCATTCCGCAGACGACAGTAGCGCTTCTCACCGAGATACAGGTCAAAGGTAGTGAGGCTCGAATATAGAAGATCTTTATTTTTGATTGTTCCGCCAGAATCCTTCAGAACCTCCGCCACTTCGAAATCGAAGCGGGTTCCGAAATCCCCCGAACTCAACCCCGACTCGCTCTTCAAAATCCGTGCAATGAGAGCAACCTCTGCATTGGAGAATAGATCTTCCACGGTGCTGAGCCCCTCTTCCTTCGCATACTTTCTTTCGATATGCAGAGGCCAGTACTGATAACAGCCTTCCGGGGTCAGCTTGTCCTGCTCGATGTGGAAATCCTTGAAAACAGGCGCGCTCTCAACGTCTCGCAGAACCTTATCGATCAGAAAATCCGGGAACTCCAAAAGCAGTTGCTGCTGCTCCTCGAGCCCGACAGATTCCATGATCAGCCGAATCTGCTCCTCATTGACGAACCACGAGATCTCTGTCACCGGCTCCTGCGCAGAAGCCAATACCCTTTGTTCAGGGGCTTCCGGGGATGCCTTCGGTGCACCTATCAGCGCCAGTCCCAGGGCTGCGAGAAAAAGAACAGCGATGTAGTTGTGAGATCTCAAACCATCCACTCCTTGGCCGGCCAATCTGGCACGATTCAAGAATTCCTTCTGCACCGTGGCGGAAGGAGAGCTATCAAAGACTGATTTTAGCAGGCGCTTTCAGCCGGAAATTCCCTTCGTGCCCTCCGAGCTCTTCACTCACCCATCTCCATCACTTCCCCCAACTGCCGCTCGGCGAGGGGGAGGTCTTGGGGGAGCCAGGAACGGAAGCCGGGGTCTTGGAAGAGGGCTTGGTCGCCGGGGTAGGTGGGGATGAGGTGGGCGGGGAAGCGGGCGAAGTATTCGCTGTCGGGGAAGCGGCGGCGGCGTTGGATGGCCTGACGGGATTCAGCAGCGGGGTCCAGGTGGCGAAGGATGTAGCTGTGGGCGCGCAGATGAGCGACGGTCTGGGGGTCGGTGAGACAGGGCGGGGTGAGCTCGGGAGCCTGGGGCCAAATCTTGCGGGCGAGCTTGAGCAGGCCGCGGCCCAGGAGCTCGCGTTTCGGGTAGGCGCGCCAGCGCTGCCAGCGGGTCTGGTGGATGTCGCTGGCTTCGCCCGAGGCCGTTGAAGCTGACGCCGGTGAGGCCACGCCAGGCTGAGCAGCTGGCGTGGCGGTGTCGGCGATGTGGCCGGCGTAGGGGTCGAGGGCGAGGAGGCCGCCGCCGGGGTTGCGGCGCTCCATCAAGTGCTGGCTGCGGGAAGTGACGGTGAGCAAGACCGCCGGCATGATGCCCTGCCAGATGCCGGCCTCGTAGTTCTTGTAGGCGGTGAGGAAGGCGTTGCGCTCGAAGAGAAAGCCGCGGTTGTAGAGCCCCAGCAGATCGCTGGTGGCGCTGGAGCGGTGATGGACCACCGCCTCCGGCACGAAGGTGATGCGCTCGCCGCCGGACCACAGACGCCACCCTAGGTCGACGTCCTCCAGGTAGGCGAAGTAGCTCTCGTCGAAGCCGCCGGCCTCGAGGAAGGACGCCTTGCGCACCAGCATATTGCCGCCGCAAGCGAAGGGCAGCTCGTCCCCCAGGGCGGGGATTCGAGCCTGGGCCAGGGGGCGGCGGAAGTCGAGCTGAAAGGCGTGACCGTCGAAGGTCATCAGGCCACGGCCGAAGTCCAGCCGGTCCCCCTCCCAGTTGACGATGCAGCCAGAGACCGCGGCGACATCCTCGGGAGCGTCTTGTAGTCCCGCCACCAGCGCTGCCAGCCACTGGGGCTGCGGCCGGGTGTCGTTGTTGAGCAGGGCCACGGCGTCCCCCTCGGCAGCCTCCACCAAGCGATTGTTGCCCGCGCAGAAGCCCAGATTCACCGGACTCTCGATGAGCCGCACCGTGGGATGTCGCCGACCCATCCACTCGGCGGTGCCGTCCTTGGAGCCGTTGTCGAGCACCAAGATTTCCCACGGAACGCCGGGATCCTGCTGCTGCTCCAGAGCCTCCAGACAATGCTCCAGATGATGGCGGCCGTTCCAGCTGAGGATGGCCACCGAGACCCGATTCACCTTGCTCATGAGGAGCCTCCCAGCAGGCGCCGAATCTTGCGCCGGAGCCGGAACCAAAGATCGTCCGGGGGAGCTTGGGTCGGTGGCCGGAAAGCAAAGTCGGCCTTGGTCGGATCCTGCTGTGGGTCGCTGCAGAAGGCCACCAGGGGCGCCAGCACTCGGTCCCAGGAGAACCCTGCCACCAGTCGCCGGCCGCCGGCCTCGCGGCGAGCCACCTCCTCGGGCCGATCCAGCGCCGCCGTCAAGGCTTCCGACAAGGCGGCTACATCCCCCGGCGGCACCACCCAACCGGCATCGTGCTCCATCAGCAGGCGGCTCATGGCACCACCCTCCGAAGTGACCACGGGGCAGCCAGCGATCAAGGCATCGAGGAAGCGGGTCCGCAAGGAGAGCCGCGTCTCCAGGCTCGGGCGGTGGGGCGCCACCATCAGATCCACATCCCGCAGGAGATCGTAGCGCCGCTCCGCGGGGATCCAGTCGAGAGCTCGCACCCGGCTCTCCCACCAGCCCCGGCGGCGGCACCAGTCTTCTACCTCCTCGAAGAGCCGCTGCGGGGTCGAGCCGGGATTGGGGTTGCGGATCAGCAGCACTTCCCAATCCTCACGCCCTTCGCCTTCCAAGAGCGCCAGCGCCTCGAGGAGAGTCCACGGGTCGTACCAATCATAGAGACCACCGAAGAGCAGCCGGCGAGTACCCTCCGGCGACGGCGGCAGCAGCGGCTGGTGCGGCGGCAGCTCGTCCGGCAAGCCGAAGGGAACGGCAGCGATGAGCCTCTGGAGATCCGGATCCGACTCCAGTAGGCGCGGGTTGACCCGGCCCAGAGCGGCGAGGAAGCCGAGATAGAAGTGGCGCTGTTCGTCGGAAGAGCAAAGAAAGAAATCTCCCCGGGACATCTGCAACACCCAGGTGGCGTGGTCATTGCGATAGGGATCGAGGCCGAGGCTGGCGCTGTAGTGCAAATTCTCCACCAGCCACGGATCGTAGAGATCGATGACGGTGGGTAGCTCGGGCGCCTCCAACACCAGGTCGTTGGCCAGTTGTCCCTGGGCGACGGCGCAGTCGCAATCCGCCAGCACCTGAGCGAGGCCACCGCGCTCGAAGCGGCGGATCTGAGCCCCGTCCGGCAGCGCCGGAACCTCCTCCGGCTCCCCGGGGGTGACCACCACCACTTCTAGCCCCGCCGGCGGCAGGCGACGAGCCAGCTCCAGGTAGCGGATGCCGATGCCCGCCATGCGCGGGCGCAGTGCTTCCGAGCACAGTAGGGCGACCCGAGTCATG from the Acidobacteriota bacterium genome contains:
- a CDS encoding glycosyltransferase family 2 protein, translating into MSKVNRVSVAILSWNGRHHLEHCLEALEQQQDPGVPWEILVLDNGSKDGTAEWMGRRHPTVRLIESPVNLGFCAGNNRLVEAAEGDAVALLNNDTRPQPQWLAALVAGLQDAPEDVAAVSGCIVNWEGDRLDFGRGLMTFDGHAFQLDFRRPLAQARIPALGDELPFACGGNMLVRKASFLEAGGFDESYFAYLEDVDLGWRLWSGGERITFVPEAVVHHRSSATSDLLGLYNRGFLFERNAFLTAYKNYEAGIWQGIMPAVLLTVTSRSQHLMERRNPGGGLLALDPYAGHIADTATPAAQPGVASPASASTASGEASDIHQTRWQRWRAYPKRELLGRGLLKLARKIWPQAPELTPPCLTDPQTVAHLRAHSYILRHLDPAAESRQAIQRRRRFPDSEYFARFPAHLIPTYPGDQALFQDPGFRSWLPQDLPLAERQLGEVMEMGE
- a CDS encoding glycosyltransferase family 4 protein, with product MTRVALLCSEALRPRMAGIGIRYLELARRLPPAGLEVVVVTPGEPEEVPALPDGAQIRRFERGGLAQVLADCDCAVAQGQLANDLVLEAPELPTVIDLYDPWLVENLHYSASLGLDPYRNDHATWVLQMSRGDFFLCSSDEQRHFYLGFLAALGRVNPRLLESDPDLQRLIAAVPFGLPDELPPHQPLLPPSPEGTRRLLFGGLYDWYDPWTLLEALALLEGEGREDWEVLLIRNPNPGSTPQRLFEEVEDWCRRRGWWESRVRALDWIPAERRYDLLRDVDLMVAPHRPSLETRLSLRTRFLDALIAGCPVVTSEGGAMSRLLMEHDAGWVVPPGDVAALSEALTAALDRPEEVARREAGGRRLVAGFSWDRVLAPLVAFCSDPQQDPTKADFAFRPPTQAPPDDLWFRLRRKIRRLLGGSS
- a CDS encoding Ig-like domain-containing protein, which encodes MSPQLCGGGYANPPTGYCYFRQTTVVLTGTVEYHYDYGTFIHSGDIFSFTISTIDCYVYSLTGDPPEEGSGEGDSWSELPGDGPIVFVRSRYPDGASGSMLVTGVARDDEYGVSNVSFWVDGQVAAVEELRTGLYDPYTCNERPAVGCDANSRFEATVDVSALADGPHTLQVLATNGRVVDPIPTYYEIPFEVRNAGTCAADTTAPTVSLTAPAEGATVQGAVAVSCSASDAS